Proteins co-encoded in one Erinaceus europaeus chromosome 2, mEriEur2.1, whole genome shotgun sequence genomic window:
- the ZNF579 gene encoding zinc finger protein 579: MDPQPPPPARGSPPPRGRGRARGRGGRGRGRGRGRGGAGAARAPLPCPTCGRLFRFPYYLSRHRLSHSGLRPHACPLCPKAFRRPAHLSRHLRGHGPQPPLRCAACPRTFPEPAQLRRHLAQEHAGGELEREREPEPEREPEREPESPGPDAEQAAEEEEEGEREREPQPEPSAPPGPGEPEAAELCAELALAAGRQEEKQVLLQADWTLLCLRCREAFATKGELKAHPCLRPDGDPDGQAGPPPRPKRHQCSICLKAFARPWSLSRHRLVHSPDRPFVCPDCGLAFRLASYLRQHRRVHGALSLLAPQPAPAPRSRDEREPERAAAAAAAASGTWTAGKGPDGGGGGGAGAGAGAGEAAQARAPAGEPRFWCPECGKGFRRRAHLRQHGVTHSGARPFQCVRCQREFKRLADLARHAQVHAGGPAPHPCPRCPRRFSRAYSLLRHQRCHRAELERAAAAAALQAPGPAASPPSPSPPPPPPPPAGPDAPELPPGPARVKEEPPSPGSPPPPPPAPVFLSASCFDSQDHSAFEMDGDEPDSKAALRGLGGPS, from the coding sequence ATGGACCCACAGccgcctccgcccgcccggggcaGTCCGCCTCCGCGGGGTCGCGGCCGGGCCCGGGGCCGGGGGGGCCGCGGGcgggggcgcgggcgcgggcgggggGGCGCGGGCGCCGCTCGAGCCCCGCTGCCCTGCCCGACGTGCGGCCGCCTCTTCCGCTTCCCCTACTACCTGTCGCGGCACCGGCTGAGCCACTCGGGGCTGCGGCCTCACGCCTGCCCGCTGTGCCCCAAGGCCTTCCGCCGGCCGGCGCACCTGTCCCGCCACCTGCGCGGCCACGGCCCGCAGCCCCCGCTGCGCTGCGCCGCCTGCCCCCGCACCTTCCCCGAGCCCGCGCAGCTGCGGCGCCACCTGGCGCAGGAGCACGCGGGCGGCGAGctggagcgggagcgggagccggagccggagcgggAGCCGGAGCGGGAGCCGGAGTCGCCGGGGCCCGACGCCGAGCAGGCCgccgaggaggaggaagagggggagcgggagcgggagcccCAGCCCGAGCCGTCGGCGCCCCCGGGGCCGGGCGAGCCGGAGGCGGCCGAGCTGTGCGCCGAGCTGGCGCTGGCGGCCGGGCGGCAGGAGGAGAAGCAGGTGCTGCTGCAGGCCGACTGGACGCTGTTGTGCCTGCGCTGCCGCGAGGCCTTCGCCACCAAGGGCGAGCTCAAGGCGCACCCCTGCCTGCGCCCCGACGGCGACCCCGACGGCCAGGCCGGGCCCCCGCCGCGCCCCAAGCGCCACCAGTGCTCCATCTGCCTCAAGGCCTTCGCGCGGCCCTGGTCGCTGTCCCGCCACCGGCTGGTGCACTCCCCCGACCGGCCGTTCGTGTGCCCGGACTGCGGCCTGGCCTTCCGCCTGGCCTCCTACCTGCGGCAGCACCGCCGCGTGCACGGCGCGCTCAGCCTGCTGGCCCCGCAACCCGCGCCCGCGCCGCGCAGCAGGGACGAGCGGGAGCCCgagcgcgccgccgccgccgccgccgccgcttccGGCACGTGGACGGCGGGGAAGGGCCCCgacggcggcgggggcgggggcgcgggcgcgggcgcgggcgcgggagAGGCCGCACAGGCGCGCGCCCCGGCCGGCGAGCCGCGCTTCTGGTGCCCCGAGTGCGGCAAGGGCTTCCGGCGGCGCGCGCACCTGCGGCAGCACGGCGTCACGCACTCGGGCGCGCGCCCCTTCCAGTGCGTGCGCTGCCAGCGCGAGTTCAAGCGCCTGGCCGACCTGGCGCGCCACGCGCAGGTGCACGCGGGCGGCCCCGCGCCCCACCCCTGCCCGCGCTGCCCGCGCCGCTTCTCGCGAGCCTACAGCCTCCTGCGCCACCAGCGCTGCCACCGCGCCGAGCTGgagcgcgccgccgccgccgccgcgctgcAGGCCCCGGGCCCGGCCGCCTCGCCCCCGTCCCCatccccgccgccgcccccgcccccgcccgccggCCCCGACGCCCCCGAGCTCCCGCCCGGCCCCGCGCGCGTCAAGGAGGAGCCGCCGTCGCCCGggagcccgccgccgccgccgcccgcgcccgTCTTCCTCAGCGCCTCCTGCTTCGACAGCCAGGACCACTCGGCCTTCGAGATGGACGGCGACGAGCCGGACAGCAAGGCGGCCCTGCGCGGGCTGGGGGGCCCCTCCTGA
- the FIZ1 gene encoding flt3-interacting zinc finger protein 1 produces the protein MEEAEPPAPPAPTAAPAAPATPRVPFHCSECGKSFRYRSDLRRHFARHTALKPHACPRCGKGFKHSFNLANHLRSHTGERPYRCSACPKGFRDSTGLLHHQVVHTGEKPYCCLVCELRFSSRSSLGRHLKRQHRGVLPAPLPPAPGLPALSVPCAACCNAGPCSVCGGAGGGDGADGAGAGAGGWGLAEEAAAATASLPPFACGACARRFAQGRELAAHWAAHTDVKPFKCPRCERDFNAPALLERHKLTHELQAAGAPPAQVWVVGAVQGATPDAAGELFLQPAGPAAPELPALLPQGEGEGEAPGAGAAEPEDTLYQCDCGTFFASAAALTGHLEAHSGPATYGCGHCGALYAALAALEEHRRASHGQGGGPEAAAAAVAQAQAQAQGEPAPGAGRTKKIFGCSECEKLFRSPRDLERHVLVHTGEKPFPCLECGKFFRHECYLKRHRLLHGAERPFPCHICGKGFITLSNLSRHLKLHRGMD, from the exons ATGGAGGAGGCCGAGCCGCCTGCGCCGCCGGCGCccaccgccgcccccgccgcccccgccaccCCGCGGGTCCCCTTCCACTGCAGCGAGTGCGGCAAGAGCTTCCGCTACCGCTCGGACCTGCGGCGCCACTTCGCCCGGCACACGGCGCTGAAGCCGCACGCCTGCCCGCGCTGCGGCAAAGGCTTCAAGCACAGCTTCAACCTGGCCAACCACCTGCGCTCGCACACGGGAGAGCGCCCCTACCGCTGCTCCGCCTGCCCCAAGGGCTTCCGCGACTCCACGGGCCTGCTGCACCACCAG gtGGTCCACACCGGGGAGAAGCCCTACTGCTGCCTGGTGTGCGAGCTGCGTTTCTCCTCCCGCTCCAGCCTGGGCCGCCACCTCAAGCGCCAGCACCGCGGGGTGCTGCCTGCGCCCCTGCCGCCCGCGCCCGGCCTGCCCGCCCTCAGCGTGCCCTGCGCCGCCTGCTGCAACGCGGGGCCGTGCTCCGTGTGCGGGGGCGCGGGCGGCGGGGACGGCGCCGACggggcgggcgcgggcgcgggcggctGGGGGCTGgcggaggaggcggcggcggccaCCGCCTCGCTGCCCCCGTTTGCCTGCGGCGCCTGCGCGCGGCGCTTCGCGCAGGGCCGGGAGCTGGCGGCCCACTGGGCGGCGCACACCGACGTGAAGCCCTTCAAGTGCCCGCGCTGCGAGCGCGACTTCAACGCGCCCGCGCTGCTGGAGCGCCACAAGCTGACGCACGAGCTGCAGGCGGCCGGCGCGCCCCCCGCGCAGGTCTGGGTGGTGGGCGCCGTGCAGGGGGCCACGCCCGACGCGGCCGGAGAGCTGTTCCTGCAGCCCGCGGGGCCCGCTGCGCCCGAGCTGCCCGCGCTGCTGCCccagggcgagggcgagggcgaggccCCGGGGGCGGGCGCCGCCGAGCCGGAGGACACCCTGTACCAGTGCGACTGCGGGACCTTCTTCGCGTCGGCCGCCGCGCTCACCGGCCACCTGGAGGCGCACTCGGGCCCCGCCACCTACGGCTGCGGCCACTGCGGGGCGTTGTACGCGGCGCTGGCCGCCCTGGAGGAGCACCGGCGCGCCAGCCACGGCCAGGGGGGCGGcccggaggcggcggcggcggcggtggcccaggcccaggcccaggcccagggggAGCCCGCGCCCGGCGCCGGCCGCACCAAGAAGATCTTCGGCTGCTCCGAGTGCGAGAAGCTGTTCCGCTCGCCGCGCGACCTGGAGCGCCACGTGCTGGTGCACACGGGCGAGAAGCCCTTCCCGTGCCTCGAGTGCGGCAAGTTCTTCCGCCACGAGTGCTACCTCAAGCGCCACCGCCTGCTGCACGGCGCCGAGCGCCCCTTCCCCTGCCACATCTGTGGCAAGGGCTTCATCACGCTCAGCAACCTGTCGCGCCACCTCAAGCTGCACCGCGGCATGGACTGA